In Paroedura picta isolate Pp20150507F chromosome 6, Ppicta_v3.0, whole genome shotgun sequence, one genomic interval encodes:
- the NR0B1 gene encoding nuclear receptor subfamily 0 group B member 1 codes for MACVDRCRCCVDSRRQSSILYKILKSDEQHQQQQHQAGTGQSAPQPGPGTQPPGLGCSCGSQRRVALQSPQVACKAASAVLVKTLRFVKNVPCFQELPLDEQLVLVRSCWAPLLVLGLAQDRVHFETVETTEPSMLHRILTNKGRDDDEEEEEEEEEEEPSLAPLHRAPRAREQQQQQQQQPCPSSSPQLPLVGEIQAIKGFLAKCWSLDISTKEYAYLKGTVLFNPELPGLHCVQYIQGLQQEAQQALNEHVKLIHRGDQARFAKLNVALSMLRSINASVIAELFFRPIIGAVNMDDMLLEMLCAKL; via the exons ATGGCCTGCGTGGACCGCTGCCGTTGTTGCGTGGACAGTAGGAGGCAGAGCAGCATCCTCTACAAGATCCTGAAGAGCGAcgagcagcaccagcagcagcagcaccaggcgGGCACCGGGCAATCGGCTCCGCAGCCGGGCCCGGGGACGCAGCCGCCGGGGTTGGGCTGCTCGTGCGGCTCGCAGCGGCGAGTGGCTCTGCAGAGCCCGCAGGTGGCGTGCAAGGCGGCTTCGGCCGTGCTGGTGAAGACGCTGCGCTTCGTCAAGAACGTGCCCTGCTTCCAGGAGCTGCCCCTGGACGAGCAGCTGGTGTTGGTGCGCAGCTGCTGGGCTCCCCTGCTCGTGCTGGGGCTGGCCCAGGACCGCGTCCACTTCGAGACGGTGGAGACCACGGAGCCCAGCATGCTCCACAGGATACTGACCAACAAGGGGCGCGACGAcgacgaggaagaggaggaggaggaggaagaggaggaacccTCGCTCGCGCCGCTCCACAGGGCTCCCAGGGCGcgggaacagcagcagcagcagcagcagcagccctgccccagcagcagcccccagcTGCCCTTAGTGGGGGAGATCCAAGCCATCAAAGGCTTCCTGGCCAAGTGCTGGAGTTTGGACATCAGCACCAAGGAGTACGCCTATCTCAAGGGCACCGTCCTCTTCAATCCGG AATTGCCAGGGCTCCACTGTGTTCAGTATATCCAAGGACTACAGCAGGAAGCACAGCAAGCCCTAAATGAACACGTCAAATTGATTCACAGAGGGGACCAGGCCAGATTTGCCAAACTGAATGTGGCTTTGTCCATGCTCAGATCTATCAATGCCAGTGTTATTGCTGAACTTTTctttaggcccatcattggagcAGTGAATATGGATGACATGCTGTTGGAGATGCTGTGTGCAAAGTTATGA